Proteins from a single region of Rhipicephalus sanguineus isolate Rsan-2018 chromosome 5, BIME_Rsan_1.4, whole genome shotgun sequence:
- the LOC119393016 gene encoding uncharacterized protein LOC119393016 has product MSSDVSLSSGGESWPPTKSTQRQLTISWIQVITGIVQLYCVMCHCVLLMLIAVWMVIKEVSRRVSVLWVSWYSDFKEKRPAALPLLLGAIHMTMVSKIAPQTKPSAEPEGTEDADDTEVTEDVSDENDRSSENQSEVLDVVEDKAEECHSSAPTVSASTSGVCSSSSPEVSRVADVTESESSASLDPPLHNQPNQQLSKRAPCSISAVVEDKYACGLNRSTSSSAVSIEDLDDSSDDDGVDGFDERSKSSNKRQDSANVSCTGSWKLKSAFQRASGKSNEIQSCFAKPKAQVTQAPCPEKSKFSLGPVISNLRRVCCRTLSAINKEFTECMSPQSQKSRGKKTETPARNTSQVASNREVHHQPHQDAKGDASKDLSVPEQRTSLQSSWNDVCSSGTPTSSDSLGEMHRGLLDSFSEAESSDFPNRQSADHHFGETAPEKKPTLFSGDADSADGNFEKGNSDWTTQHPQSNSFFNCQGTEANAFGTVFQTDGNSAGWEF; this is encoded by the coding sequence ATGAGCAGCGACGTCTCGCTCAGTAGCGGCGGGGAGTCATGGCCTCCAACCAAGAGCACGCAGCGGCAGCTGACCATTTCGTGGATTCAAGTTATCACCGGAATTGTGCAGCTTTACTGTGTAATGTGTCACTGTGTGCTTCTCATGCTCATCGCCGTATGGATGGTCATCAAAGAAGTTTCCAGGCGGGTGTCCGTCCTTTGGGTGTCGTGGTACAGCGACTTCAAGGAGAAGAGGCCCGCGGCACTGCCGCTTTTGCTCGGAGCTATTCACATGACGATGGTGTCCAAGATCGCACCACAAACAAAACCATCCGCAGAACCCGAGGGAACAGAAGATGCAGATGATACAGAAGTAACAGAAGACGTCAGCGATGAAAATGACCGCTCTAGCGAAAACCAGAGCGAAGTTCTCGACGTAGTGGAAGACAAGGCGGAAGAGTGCCACTCTTCAGCACCAACAGTTAGTGCGAGTACATCAGGAGTATGCAGCAGCAGTTCACCCGAAGTGTCGCGCGTCGCGGACGTTACAGAGTCCGAAAGTAGCGCCTCCCTGGACCCTCCGCTGCATAACCAGCCGAACCAACAACTCTCCAAGCGTGCGCCGTGTAGCATCAGCGCGGTTGTTGAGGACAAATACGCCTGTGGACTAAACAGATCAACATCGTCTTCGGCGGTGTCTATAGAGGACCTTGACGACTCGAGCGACGACGATGGCGTGGACGGTTTCGACGAACGCAGCAAATCTAGTAACAAACGCCAGGATTCCGCGAATGTTTCTTGTACTGGCTCCTGGAAGCTTAAGTCTGCTTTCCAAAGGGCAAGCGGCAAGTCAAACGAGATCCAAAGCTGCTTCGCGAAGCCAAAGGCGCAGGTCACCCAAGCACCTTGCCCAGAGAAGAGCAAGTTTTCTCTGGGTCCCGTCATCAGCAATCTGCGGCGTGTATGCTGTCGCACTTTGAGCGCCATCAATAAGGAGTTTACCGAGTGCATGTCTCCCCAAAGCCAGAAGTCGCGCGGCAAAAAGACCGAGACGCCCGCGCGCAACACATCACAAGTGGCGTCGAACCGCGAGGTGCATCACCAGCCACACCAGGACGCTAAAGGTGACGCCTCAAAGGATCTGTCGGTACCAGAGCAGAGGACTTCTCTGCAGTCTTCGTGGAACGATGTTTGCTCCAGCGGTACACCGACATCGTCCGATTCTCTGGGTGAGATGCACCGAGGACTGTTGGACTCGTTCTCTGAAGCTGAATCTTCAGACTTTCCCAATCGTCAATCTGCGGATCACCATTTCGGCGAAACGGCACCCGAGAAAAAACCGACACTGTTTAGTGGCGACGCCGATAGCGCTGATGGGAATTTCGAAAAAGGTAATTCTGACTGGACGACGCAACACCCGCAGTCGAACTCCTTTTTTAACTGCCAAGGCACGGAAGCGAATGCGTTCGGAACTGTTTTTCAGACCGATGGCAATTCAGCTGGCTGGGAGTTCTAG